The following are encoded together in the Triticum dicoccoides isolate Atlit2015 ecotype Zavitan chromosome 6B, WEW_v2.0, whole genome shotgun sequence genome:
- the LOC119323732 gene encoding myb-related protein 2-like yields MRWTAELESSFMGAVERLGGRDSAKVTPKRILELMDVPGLTISHVKSHLQMYRCTPHGNGKKGDGGAKNPSAFLPETQPQLGLENHPFATDERGSEGLTFLPMKRAKAGTEVAASCKSMQGNSGMRMVMIPGNRCCIDDYVQLQARSFMDRMRTVNEGLRRHSAAAASLQELRPWVEGPKASKSKESKPEAVRRLNHTARQLSSIESYERGCFLFSSATSGEYEPAAYLGASGCSPSPWFAGEQRAVKDVSSWPSQSSCALSPSSRSFSDCSGPPGCSFSGQGINLELSLSIPGL; encoded by the exons ATGAGGTGGACGGCCGAGCTCGAGAGCAGCTTCATGGGAGCCGTCGAGCGCCTCGGCGGCCGAGACAGCGCCA AGGTGACTCCGAAGCGCATTCTTGAGCTGATGGATGTCCCAGGGCTCACCATATCCCACGTCAAGAGCCACCTTCAG ATGTACAGATGCACACCGCATGGCAATGGAAAGAAAGGTGACGGAGGTGCCAAAAATCCCTCTGCCTTTCTTCCTG AGACGCAGCCACAACTTGGCCTCGAGAATCATCCGTTTGCCACCGACGAGCGAGGCTCCGAAGGACTCACATTCCTACCCATGAAAAG GGCCAAGGCAGGGACAGAGGTTGCAGCCTCATGCAAGAGCATGCAAGGGAACAGTggtatgaggatggtgatgattccTGGCAACCGGTGCTGCATTGATGATTACGTGCAACTGCAAGCAAGGTCGTTCATGGACAGGATGAGGACCGTAAACGAGGGCCTCCGACGGCACAGCGCTGCTGCTGCAAGCCTCCAGGAATTACGACCTTGGGTGGAAGGCCCAAAGGCCTCTAAGTCTAAG GAAAGCAAGCCGGAAGCAGTCCGTCGTCTGAACCATACGGCGAGGCAGTTATCTTCCATCGAGAGCTATGAGCGTGGGTGCTTCCTATTCAGCAGTGCAACGAGCGGAGAATATGAGCCGGCGGCTTACTTGGGGGCCAGCGGATGCTCGCCGTCGCCATGGTTCGCCGGGGAGCAGAGAGCCGTGAAAGATGTCTCTTCCTGGCCCAGCCAGAGCAGCTgtgcgctctcgccgtcttcgagGAGCTTCAGCGACTGCTCGGGGCCTCCGGGCTGCAGCTTTTCTGGGCAGGGGATTAACCTGGAACTTTCCCTGTCGATACCTGGATTGTAG
- the LOC119323721 gene encoding uncharacterized protein LOC119323721, with translation MAAPEPKHETETPAPSGEQPPEPVAEAAAGRELQPWEQHAAVINLPRYDYRASGSLLLRSHSGFLITCPIKREKSATKEAISILGEYISDASSHSSENLESCVMEVASKKRKIFSEASEIEHSEDAVTNGKGDAPEPTGSIEVETNSLHSDTSGNPDRTSNLSLIKLSMSGLLFFSFPTGGVHVVQMLTEVFRSLKSGKLKSPQWCHRIFPIQETCVLSETELHATVSKLFLDFFSNKKDQDEPIKFAVGYSRRGIDETVNKTQKNDNNSSIQQGLMDRQQCFKVVAAAVKSVAKDAIVDLKSPEVAVLVEVLPISGVPVGSSVAGVSVLPAELVSAKPRLCVKALVSDTKTKNK, from the exons ATGGCGGCGCCAGAGCCCAAGCACGAGACAGAAACCCCAGCACCCTCCGGCGAGCAGCCGCCGGAGCCAGTAGCCGAAGCCGCCGCCGGCCGGGAGCTGCAGCCATGGGAGCAGCACGCTGCGGTGATCAATCTCCCGCGCTACGACTACCGCGCTTCGGGTTCCCTCCTCCTCCGCTCGCACTCCGGCTTCCTCATCACCTGCCCCATCA AACGAGAGAAAAGTGCAACCAAGGAAGCCATTTCAATTCTTGGAGAG TATATTAGCGATGCAAGCAGCCATAGTTCTGAAAACTTGGAATCATGTGTTATGGAAGTGGCatcaaagaaaagaaaaatattctCCGAGGCATCCGAAATTGAACATTCAGAAGATGCAGTAACAAATGGGAAGGGTGATGCGCCAGAACCCACTG GCAGCATTGAGGTAGAAACAAATTCACTTCACTCCGATACAAGTGGAAATCCTGACAGGACTTCAAATCTCTCATTGATTAAGCTATCAATGAGTGGTTTGCTTTTCTTCTCTTTCCCTACTGGAGGCGTTCATGTTGTTCAGATGCTTACCGAAGTTTTTCGTTCACTGAAATCTGGGAAGCTTAAATCTCCACA GTGGTGTCATCGCATATTCCCTATTCAGGAAACTTGTGTTCTGTCAGAAACCGAACTACATGCCACTGTGTCAAAGTTGTTCCTGGACTTCTTCAGCAATAAGAAAGATCAAGATGAGCCTATCAAG TTCGCAGTTGGGTACAGTAGGAGAGGCATTGATGAAACGGTGAATAAGACGCAGAAGAATGACAATAACAGCTCAATTCAACAAGGTTTAATGGATAGGCAACAATGTTTCaaggttgttgctgctgctgtcaaGTCAGTTGCTAAGGACGCAATTGTGGATCTCAAGTCTCCTGAG GTGGCAGTACTAGTGGAGGTGCTCCCCATTTCTGGGGTGCCTGTTGGATCTTCGGTCGCCGGGGTGTCTGTTCTCCCAGCTGAACTCGTCTCGGCTAAACCCCGTCTTTGTGTCAAGGCTTTGGTGTCTGATACAAAAACAAAGAACAAGTGA